The Bacteroidales bacterium genome contains a region encoding:
- a CDS encoding N-acetyl sugar amidotransferase, whose product MEKKSYQICQRCVMDTSDEDIIFDENGYCNHCTDFLQLLENHKYVEGQSEKIFKNILLKIKKRSKNNKYDCLVGISGGVDSCFVAHLCKTYGLHPLLMHMNNGWNTPIAEENIQIMVKKLGFDYYEYKMDWQEFKEIQLAFFKSSIVDLETPTDLAILGANYEIAKKFKISSILSGGNFAAEGILPLTWGYHVKSDMKLYRHIVKKYSNVKIRKTPYAGLKENFINKFIHGIKTYYPLNYIDYDKDKARKFLIETYGFKEYGGKHQESTITGFLQSYVMPVKYNMDYRRATLSSQICNGQVSRDDALRILEAKPFDDEKVLKDKAYICKKWEISEEEFDKYLKLPPKTYKDFPNQERLISRLFRLYKLFS is encoded by the coding sequence ATGGAAAAAAAATCTTATCAAATATGCCAACGTTGTGTAATGGACACCTCTGATGAAGATATTATATTTGATGAAAATGGATATTGTAATCATTGTACTGATTTTTTACAATTATTGGAAAACCACAAGTATGTTGAAGGGCAATCTGAAAAAATTTTTAAAAACATTTTACTTAAAATTAAAAAAAGAAGTAAAAATAATAAATATGATTGTCTTGTTGGAATAAGTGGAGGAGTTGATTCTTGTTTTGTTGCTCATTTATGTAAAACTTATGGTTTACATCCTTTACTTATGCATATGAATAATGGATGGAATACCCCTATAGCTGAAGAAAACATTCAAATAATGGTCAAAAAATTAGGTTTTGATTATTATGAATATAAAATGGATTGGCAAGAGTTTAAAGAAATTCAGCTTGCATTTTTTAAATCTTCAATAGTTGATTTAGAAACACCTACAGATTTAGCAATTTTGGGAGCAAATTATGAGATTGCCAAAAAGTTTAAAATCTCAAGTATTTTGTCAGGAGGAAATTTTGCGGCAGAAGGAATTTTGCCTTTAACTTGGGGCTATCATGTAAAAAGCGATATGAAATTATATAGACATATTGTTAAAAAATATTCTAATGTTAAAATTAGAAAGACTCCGTATGCAGGCTTAAAGGAAAATTTTATAAATAAATTTATACATGGAATAAAAACTTATTATCCATTGAATTATATTGATTATGATAAGGATAAAGCTCGTAAATTTTTGATAGAAACATATGGATTTAAGGAGTATGGAGGCAAACATCAAGAATCAACCATAACAGGTTTTTTACAGTCGTATGTAATGCCTGTAAAATATAATATGGATTACAGAAGAGCTACACTTTCATCGCAAATTTGTAATGGACAAGTTAGTAGAGATGATGCATTGAGAATTTTGGAAGCTAAACCTTTTGATGATGAAAAAGTTCTTAAAGATAAAGCATATATCTGTAAAAAATGGGAAATCAGCGAAGAAGAATTTGATAAATACTTAAAACTTCCACCTAAAACATATAAGGATTTTCCAAATCAAGAGAGACTTATTAGTAGGTTGTTTCGATTATATAAGCTGTTTTCATAA
- a CDS encoding glycosyltransferase family 4 protein translates to MKKILILAYDFPPYVSVGGLRPSYWYENFKEMGLFPIVITRNWNPIHGNDLDYIQPSKTKDVEIEETEKGILIKTPYKATLSNRLNLKGKKDLLSNVLKKISAGYNEIGQWFLPIGTKYELYKAAKKFLKDNKVDVIIATGDPFVLFKYASKLSKKFNIPWVADYRDPWSNVSFNNNPKKKIISQILEKKYLRNVKLICTVSEYYMFIIKKLIKNKPFLVIPNGYDENILINNIKVNQNNDLLTISLTGTIYKFHPYRLFFSVLLDYLKMNPDRKIRVNFYGISDKKDVSDIIKELDILKNEIKIFPKIPNYQFIKEISKSNVLLLFNHYSIMGAKIYDYLALNRKIILCFENDKEANLLKKKYFKTQTIKGLSENSQADLIRKTNSGIVVKDKEHLYKVLDDLFSEFEEKHYIENHTIGVENYSRKIQTEKLVEALKNIN, encoded by the coding sequence ATGAAAAAAATATTAATATTAGCTTATGATTTTCCGCCGTATGTTTCAGTAGGAGGATTGCGTCCTAGTTATTGGTACGAGAATTTTAAGGAAATGGGACTTTTTCCAATTGTAATTACTCGCAATTGGAATCCTATTCATGGTAACGATTTAGATTACATACAGCCAAGTAAAACAAAAGATGTAGAAATTGAAGAAACAGAAAAAGGCATTTTAATAAAAACACCTTATAAGGCGACTCTTTCAAATCGTTTAAACCTAAAAGGTAAAAAAGACCTATTATCAAATGTTTTAAAGAAAATTTCTGCTGGTTATAATGAAATTGGGCAATGGTTTTTGCCAATAGGAACAAAATATGAATTATATAAAGCTGCTAAAAAATTTTTAAAAGACAATAAAGTAGATGTAATTATAGCTACAGGTGACCCTTTTGTATTATTCAAATACGCTTCAAAATTAAGTAAAAAATTTAATATTCCTTGGGTTGCAGATTATAGAGATCCTTGGTCAAATGTCTCTTTTAATAACAATCCCAAAAAAAAAATAATATCACAAATTTTGGAAAAGAAATATTTGAGAAATGTTAAATTAATATGCACTGTATCTGAATATTATATGTTTATAATTAAAAAGCTAATTAAAAACAAACCATTTTTAGTTATTCCTAATGGATATGATGAAAATATCTTAATTAATAATATTAAAGTTAATCAAAACAATGATTTATTAACTATATCTTTAACTGGAACAATTTACAAATTTCATCCTTATAGGTTATTCTTCTCTGTACTTTTAGATTACTTAAAAATGAATCCTGACAGAAAAATCAGAGTTAATTTTTATGGCATTAGTGATAAAAAAGATGTGTCTGATATTATAAAAGAACTTGATATTTTAAAAAACGAGATTAAAATATTTCCTAAAATTCCTAATTACCAATTTATTAAAGAAATATCAAAATCAAACGTATTGCTTCTGTTTAATCACTATTCTATTATGGGAGCAAAAATATATGATTATTTAGCTTTAAACCGAAAGATTATTCTATGCTTTGAAAACGACAAAGAGGCAAATTTATTAAAGAAAAAATATTTTAAAACACAAACTATTAAAGGTTTAAGCGAAAACTCACAAGCAGATTTAATTAGAAAAACAAATAGTGGAATTGTTGTAAAAGATAAGGAGCATTTATATAAAGTTTTAGACGATTTGTTTAGTGAGTTTGAAGAAAAGCATTATATAGAAAATCATACAATTGGAGTAGAGAATTATTCAAGAAAAATACAAACTGAAAAATTAGTAGAAGCATTAAAAAATATTAATTAA
- a CDS encoding glycosyltransferase family 2 protein encodes MLTIGLPVYNDVKFIEQSILSILKQSYTDFKLIISDDCSTDGSADICLKYAKIDNRIKYIKQKENIGISRNMEFLLSLANSKYFMWAGDDDLMADSYVEKMILALENNSDAIVAFSTFIHIDENDHRISENLNFDYSEKHIRKRIKNFIKNSHDEFGYAVFKTDEIKGVRFPVWHWPNRKCAYNNIYPSLLFYLSKGNYTHVYNEQPLFFKRVKTPANTNHKITFQSNGILESFAFYIRRLNLVHFSVKMIRIAKNAGFAISLYPMLWWYWFVIPSTNQTKLLFKGALSKIKKRNKHSNK; translated from the coding sequence ATGCTAACAATAGGTTTGCCAGTATATAACGATGTTAAATTTATAGAGCAGTCAATATTAAGCATATTGAAACAATCATATACTGATTTTAAATTGATAATATCTGATGATTGCTCAACAGATGGTAGTGCCGATATTTGTCTTAAGTATGCTAAAATTGACAATAGAATTAAATATATCAAACAAAAAGAAAATATTGGAATATCTCGCAATATGGAATTTCTATTGTCTTTGGCTAATTCAAAATATTTTATGTGGGCAGGAGATGATGATTTAATGGCAGATTCTTATGTTGAAAAAATGATCTTAGCTTTAGAAAATAATTCTGATGCCATTGTTGCTTTTTCAACATTTATACATATTGATGAGAATGACCATAGAATTTCAGAAAATCTTAACTTTGACTATTCAGAAAAGCACATCCGAAAAAGAATAAAAAATTTCATAAAAAATTCACATGATGAATTTGGTTATGCTGTTTTTAAAACTGATGAAATTAAAGGTGTTCGCTTTCCTGTTTGGCACTGGCCTAATAGGAAATGTGCCTATAATAATATTTACCCTAGTTTGTTATTTTATTTATCCAAAGGTAATTATACTCATGTGTATAACGAACAACCGTTGTTTTTTAAACGAGTAAAAACGCCAGCAAATACAAATCATAAAATAACTTTTCAATCAAATGGAATACTTGAATCTTTTGCGTTTTATATTCGCCGTTTAAATTTAGTTCATTTTTCTGTTAAAATGATTAGAATTGCGAAAAACGCGGGTTTTGCAATATCATTATATCCAATGCTGTGGTGGTATTGGTTTGTTATTCCATCAACAAATCAGACAAAACTTTTGTTTAAAGGAGCTTTGTCGAAAATAAAAAAAAGAAATAAACACTCTAACAAATAA
- a CDS encoding glycosyltransferase family 2 protein has translation MLISFIIVNYKKPLLTVKCIDSIVKNIKSMSYEIIVVDNNSQDDSKQIIEKCKNIKYIGSANNVGFGAGNNIGVNVSSGKYLLLINPDVIIEDEKAITACLHKAEEDETIGVLGCKMLNEDRSVQSFTSTIARYGKILDRNLLFSKIIPPKKYKIEAIMGAFMFIPSKIMKECKGFDPDFFMYSEEIDLCNRIRKLGYKIVFLEDVSVIHKNGGSTPNRIWANKQSKLSTALLFYKVHGFFGYLLYHFIYVFNICTNFFLMWLLDNQYRKDFFKETKFYFSGFFKYISIPILYRRKIGKGKRQLKAK, from the coding sequence TTGCTAATATCATTCATTATAGTAAACTACAAAAAACCACTTTTAACAGTTAAGTGTATTGATAGTATTGTTAAAAACATCAAATCAATGTCTTATGAAATAATTGTTGTTGATAATAATTCCCAAGATGATTCTAAGCAAATAATAGAAAAATGCAAAAATATAAAGTATATTGGGTCTGCTAACAATGTTGGTTTTGGTGCGGGAAATAATATTGGAGTTAATGTATCTTCTGGCAAATATTTGCTTTTGATAAATCCCGATGTGATTATTGAAGATGAAAAAGCGATAACAGCTTGTTTACATAAGGCAGAAGAAGATGAAACTATTGGTGTTTTAGGATGCAAAATGTTGAACGAAGATAGAAGTGTTCAATCGTTTACATCAACTATTGCTAGATATGGAAAAATACTAGATAGAAATCTTTTGTTTTCAAAAATTATTCCTCCTAAAAAATATAAAATAGAAGCAATAATGGGAGCCTTTATGTTTATTCCATCAAAGATAATGAAAGAATGTAAAGGATTTGATCCAGATTTTTTTATGTATTCTGAAGAAATTGATTTATGTAATAGAATTCGCAAACTTGGCTATAAAATTGTGTTTTTAGAGGATGTGAGCGTTATTCATAAAAACGGTGGAAGTACTCCAAATAGAATTTGGGCAAATAAACAAAGTAAATTATCAACAGCTTTATTATTTTACAAAGTACATGGTTTTTTTGGTTATTTATTATATCATTTTATCTATGTATTTAATATTTGTACAAATTTTTTCTTAATGTGGCTGTTAGATAACCAATACAGAAAAGATTTTTTTAAAGAAACAAAATTTTATTTTAGTGGATTTTTTAAGTATATTTCGATTCCAATATTATATAGAAGAAAAATAGGTAAAGGGAAAAGACAATTAAAGGCAAAGTGA
- a CDS encoding glycosyltransferase, translated as MKTTIVSICCLTYNHEPYIRKCLDGFIMQKTDFLFEVLIHDDASTDRTADIIREYEAKYPDIIKPIYQTENKYSKGIGITKTYQFPRAKGKYFAMCEGDDYWTDPLKLQKQVDFLEKNQEYSACFHDVEIVDKDNKPLENKDNYEIKYIDNQTDFDFDDFLFRGNHIHTPSVVFRAKNIENFILSNVVTGDYFLHLHNAYNGKIKRFEAKMAAYRVHLGGIFSLKRRNWSSKENFNFWTKQLNGYFHLLNNYKLNRKQKQFLNKTIYSLINILRIYAFENNDIPVAKQLALRQIKYTPKRGFNLKIFIGAIASLIVPRYMAKRINTNKVKYY; from the coding sequence ATGAAAACTACAATAGTTTCAATTTGTTGCTTAACTTATAATCATGAACCTTACATCCGCAAGTGTTTAGATGGTTTTATAATGCAAAAAACCGATTTCCTTTTTGAAGTACTTATTCACGATGATGCTTCTACTGATAGAACAGCAGATATAATTCGGGAATACGAGGCAAAATATCCTGATATCATTAAACCAATCTATCAAACAGAAAATAAATACTCAAAAGGAATTGGAATAACAAAAACTTATCAGTTCCCTCGAGCCAAAGGCAAATACTTTGCCATGTGCGAAGGAGACGATTATTGGACAGACCCATTAAAATTGCAAAAGCAGGTTGATTTTTTGGAGAAAAACCAAGAATATTCAGCTTGTTTCCATGATGTTGAAATTGTCGATAAAGATAATAAACCTTTGGAAAACAAAGATAATTATGAAATAAAATATATTGATAATCAAACTGATTTTGATTTTGATGATTTCCTATTCAGAGGTAATCACATTCACACCCCTTCTGTAGTTTTTAGAGCAAAAAACATTGAAAACTTTATTTTGTCTAATGTTGTAACAGGAGATTATTTTTTACATTTACATAATGCATATAATGGTAAAATTAAGCGTTTTGAAGCGAAAATGGCAGCATACAGAGTACATTTAGGCGGTATTTTTTCATTGAAACGTAGAAATTGGTCAAGTAAAGAAAATTTCAATTTTTGGACAAAACAACTAAATGGTTATTTCCATCTTTTAAACAACTATAAACTAAATAGAAAACAAAAACAATTTTTAAATAAGACCATATATTCTCTAATTAATATTTTAAGAATATATGCTTTTGAAAACAATGATATTCCTGTAGCAAAACAATTAGCTTTAAGGCAAATTAAATATACTCCCAAACGTGGTTTTAATTTAAAAATTTTTATTGGAGCAATTGCTTCTTTGATAGTTCCGAGATATATGGCAAAAAGAATTAATACTAACAAAGTTAAATATTATTAA
- a CDS encoding GNAT family N-acetyltransferase → MDDLSFSFNQSDVNQIKTHLHDVNTSFDPKLESYVDIELYADKLYKLANRFEVFSDKTLVALLAIYINKDGRYAFITNLSVSEQYARRGIATTLLRQAIDYAKHNELNKILLEVKVENKRAINFYLKHNFSIIKEYDKLTLEYIIK, encoded by the coding sequence ATGGATGACTTAAGTTTTAGCTTTAATCAATCAGATGTAAATCAAATAAAAACACATTTGCATGATGTAAATACAAGCTTTGACCCAAAACTTGAATCTTATGTTGATATAGAACTTTATGCAGATAAACTTTATAAATTAGCAAATAGATTCGAGGTGTTTTCGGATAAAACTTTAGTAGCTTTACTAGCAATTTATATAAATAAAGACGGAAGATACGCTTTTATAACAAACTTAAGTGTATCAGAACAATATGCTCGTAGAGGAATAGCAACGACATTACTTAGACAAGCAATAGATTATGCTAAACATAATGAATTAAATAAAATATTACTAGAGGTAAAAGTAGAGAACAAAAGAGCGATAAATTTTTATTTAAAACATAACTTTAGTATAATTAAAGAATATGACAAATTAACACTTGAATACATAATAAAATGA
- a CDS encoding WbqC family protein: MTIAIMQPYFCPYIGYWQLMKLVDVFVVYDNIEYTKKGWINRNRILVDGKDEYISLSLKKDSDYLNVNERFLSEQFHLKEVEKIMNKITEAYRKAPMFNEIMPMVEKILLCHNKNLFDYIYNSLLIWKDFLNINTEIIKSSNLSIDIEKYKGENKVIAICKNLNADIYINPIGGLELYSVDRFKEHNIKLNFIKSKDIVYQQFKNTFVPWLSIIDVAMFNEKETIYEMLNNFEYHF; this comes from the coding sequence ATGACAATAGCCATAATGCAACCATATTTTTGTCCATACATAGGATATTGGCAATTAATGAAATTAGTAGATGTTTTTGTAGTTTATGACAACATTGAGTACACAAAAAAAGGATGGATAAATAGAAATAGAATTTTGGTTGATGGAAAAGATGAATATATTTCTCTTTCGTTAAAAAAAGATTCAGATTATTTAAATGTTAATGAGCGATTTTTATCAGAACAATTTCATTTAAAAGAGGTTGAAAAAATAATGAATAAGATAACTGAAGCATATAGAAAAGCACCAATGTTTAATGAAATAATGCCAATGGTTGAAAAAATATTGCTTTGTCATAATAAAAATTTATTTGATTATATTTACAATTCTTTATTAATATGGAAAGATTTTTTAAATATAAACACTGAAATAATAAAATCTTCTAATTTATCTATTGATATAGAAAAGTATAAAGGAGAAAATAAAGTTATAGCTATTTGTAAGAATTTGAACGCAGATATATATATAAATCCTATAGGTGGCTTAGAGTTGTATTCTGTAGATCGATTCAAAGAGCATAACATAAAATTAAATTTTATAAAATCAAAAGATATAGTATATCAACAGTTCAAAAACACATTCGTACCTTGGCTCTCTATTATTGATGTAGCAATGTTTAATGAAAAAGAGACAATTTATGAGATGTTAAACAATTTTGAGTATCACTTTTAA
- a CDS encoding polysaccharide pyruvyl transferase family protein, with product MEFGNIGNYYIIEPFVRELHRVFPQAKISTTFQMSDRFCQDEQVEVLPIGYYYDFGIDNLPIAEREYNIAKKYAQTGELKETTPYIDAVMRSDLVIDFSGDIWGDNADFLGKNRLLIGLLKDRVAQLMGKPNVMLAGSPGPFSNLNNLEFAREVYKNFTLVTNRESLSIGLMKSYGFDVSNTQSFACPAFLFEPSDDNVATAIATELGIVGNKQKTVGFILCGWNFLEAPFDKKNRRVDEFTIFAEAVEFITEKLGASVFLMSHSNGFPIPPLEFKLIHGRDYETAQQLYNVLKHRGIAKNVHLIDRVCNAWETKAVIGKFDMIVSGRVHGAVAGLSQSVPTVVIDYGHEPKAHKLKGFCIEAGVEDFLADPAKQNDLNEKIERAFSNLEEYRKMLDKQIPLVKAKARKNFDILSKIKYKQ from the coding sequence ATGGAATTTGGAAATATAGGTAACTACTACATCATAGAACCTTTTGTAAGAGAATTACATAGAGTATTTCCCCAAGCAAAAATTTCTACCACATTTCAAATGAGTGATCGTTTTTGTCAAGATGAGCAAGTAGAAGTATTGCCAATAGGCTATTACTATGACTTTGGAATAGATAATCTCCCTATAGCAGAAAGAGAATATAATATAGCTAAAAAATATGCTCAAACAGGGGAACTTAAGGAAACTACACCTTACATAGATGCCGTAATGCGTTCTGATCTTGTAATAGATTTTAGCGGTGATATTTGGGGCGATAATGCTGACTTTTTAGGAAAAAATAGATTACTTATAGGTCTTTTAAAGGATAGAGTAGCACAGCTAATGGGTAAACCCAATGTAATGTTAGCTGGCTCACCAGGTCCATTTAGTAATTTAAACAATTTAGAGTTTGCACGTGAAGTTTATAAAAACTTTACACTTGTTACTAACAGAGAATCATTAAGTATTGGGCTGATGAAATCATATGGATTTGATGTGTCAAACACTCAAAGCTTTGCTTGTCCTGCTTTTTTGTTTGAGCCGTCAGATGATAACGTGGCTACAGCTATTGCAACAGAATTGGGGATAGTTGGAAACAAACAAAAAACAGTCGGATTTATACTGTGCGGATGGAACTTTTTGGAGGCACCTTTCGATAAAAAAAATAGAAGAGTTGATGAATTTACAATATTTGCAGAAGCTGTTGAATTCATAACAGAGAAACTTGGTGCTAGCGTGTTCTTGATGTCGCACTCAAATGGTTTTCCTATACCCCCACTTGAATTTAAACTTATACATGGACGGGATTATGAAACCGCACAACAATTATATAATGTGCTAAAACATAGGGGTATAGCTAAAAATGTTCATCTTATTGATAGAGTTTGTAATGCATGGGAGACAAAAGCTGTTATTGGAAAGTTTGATATGATTGTGTCTGGAAGAGTACATGGAGCAGTAGCAGGACTTTCACAAAGTGTTCCTACTGTAGTAATAGACTATGGTCATGAACCTAAAGCACATAAGTTGAAGGGCTTTTGCATAGAAGCAGGTGTTGAAGACTTTCTAGCAGATCCGGCAAAACAAAACGATTTAAATGAAAAGATAGAACGAGCATTTAGTAATCTTGAAGAGTATAGAAAAATGCTAGATAAACAAATTCCATTGGTAAAAGCTAAAGCTCGAAAAAATTTTGATATATTAAGTAAAATAAAGTATAAACAATAG
- a CDS encoding winged helix-turn-helix transcriptional regulator codes for MTQQDIYNIIAEKDNAELKDKVTDKVTDNQKIIINEIAKNNRITTQELSNILQISLRKTKENIAKLKTMGFLQRIGPAKSGYWQIIEPDTKENSQ; via the coding sequence ATGACACAACAAGATATATATAATATAATTGCTGAAAAGGATAATGCTGAATTAAAAGATAAGGTCACCGATAAGGTCACCGATAACCAAAAAATAATTATAAATGAAATAGCTAAAAACAATCGTATTACAACACAAGAACTATCAAACATATTGCAAATTTCATTAAGAAAAACCAAAGAAAATATAGCAAAACTTAAAACTATGGGATTTTTGCAACGTATTGGACCTGCAAAAAGCGGTTATTGGCAAATTATTGAACCTGATACAAAAGAAAATAGCCAATAA
- a CDS encoding DegT/DnrJ/EryC1/StrS family aminotransferase, giving the protein MNKKDNKKLTVTSPLLPPLEDFVVYLKEIWNSKHITNVGQFHKKLEEELQEYLGVKYISLFTNGTLPIMVALQALRITGEVITTPYSFVATTHSLWWNGIKPVFVDVDLKTGNLDPEKIEAAITPKTTAIMPVHVYGNPCNIERIKEIADIYGLKVIYDAAHAFGVEINGKSILEAGDMATLSFHATKTYNTIEGGALVCRDAETKKRIDYLKNFGFAGETTVIAPGINGKIDEVRAAYGLLQLKHVNKAISQRQQVAEKYRKELKSVEGISFMEDIPGVKHNYSYFPIFVDEIAYGMTRDELYFKLQEKNIFGRRYFYPLISEFPTYKGLPSAKKSNLPNAHKLANSVICLPMYHELQAEDIDRVIELIKTR; this is encoded by the coding sequence ATGAATAAAAAAGACAATAAAAAACTTACAGTTACTTCTCCACTTCTTCCTCCTCTCGAAGATTTTGTTGTATATTTAAAAGAAATATGGAATAGCAAGCATATTACAAATGTTGGACAGTTTCATAAAAAATTAGAAGAAGAATTACAGGAATATTTAGGAGTTAAATATATAAGCCTTTTTACTAATGGTACACTACCTATTATGGTAGCTCTGCAAGCATTGCGTATTACTGGCGAGGTTATTACAACACCATATAGCTTTGTAGCAACAACCCATTCTCTCTGGTGGAATGGTATAAAACCTGTGTTTGTAGATGTTGACTTAAAAACTGGAAACCTTGACCCCGAAAAGATAGAAGCTGCAATAACACCAAAAACTACTGCTATCATGCCTGTGCATGTCTATGGTAATCCATGCAATATAGAGCGTATTAAGGAAATTGCAGACATTTATGGACTAAAAGTAATTTATGATGCTGCACATGCTTTTGGTGTAGAAATAAATGGAAAATCAATTTTAGAAGCTGGTGATATGGCAACTCTTAGTTTCCATGCCACAAAAACTTATAATACAATAGAGGGTGGAGCCCTTGTTTGTCGCGATGCAGAGACAAAAAAACGAATTGATTACTTAAAAAACTTTGGATTTGCTGGCGAGACAACAGTTATTGCTCCCGGTATAAATGGAAAAATAGACGAAGTGCGTGCTGCTTACGGTTTATTACAATTAAAGCATGTCAACAAAGCAATTTCGCAACGTCAACAAGTAGCTGAAAAATATCGTAAAGAATTAAAAAGTGTAGAAGGAATTTCATTTATGGAAGATATACCAGGTGTTAAACACAACTATTCCTATTTTCCAATATTTGTAGATGAAATTGCTTATGGTATGACTCGAGATGAACTTTACTTTAAACTTCAAGAAAAAAATATATTTGGTAGAAGATACTTTTATCCATTGATTAGTGAGTTTCCTACTTATAAGGGTTTGCCTTCGGCAAAAAAATCTAACCTGCCAAATGCACATAAGTTGGCTAATAGTGTGATTTGCTTGCCTATGTATCATGAATTACAAGCAGAGGATATAGATAGAGTTATTGAACTTATTAAAACAAGATAG
- a CDS encoding lipopolysaccharide biosynthesis protein, whose translation MGTSVKDSFFKGIFWNATGKISHQGISFVVSIILSRILVPAEFGMIAMLTIFTEIAKCFIDSGLGAALIQKKDCTSKDFSTVFYFNITVSFIFYLILFFTAPFIAKFYELPELTNITRLIALVFLINSFGTIQSTILSKSLNFKSLNIVAVIAVTVSAIVAIIMSLNGFGVYSIVGQHISYALVSNLLYWILSDWRPSFVFSKKSFRELFGFGYKLLFSAILNQIFTHLDSLLIGKIFSAKSLGLYTRAKTTKDLPINSTTGIVQSILLPIFSKINNDEQLAAVGLKIYRMFFYIISPLMVGLIITAEPFIITLFSDKWLPSAPWMQIICISGITYPLSVTLCHLILAKGKSGTFLKLEIIKKTLTLLAMIIGLYFGINEFLWCTVIASYIGLYLNLIYAANALKTIKKTKFITALLPALAISIIMGICVFGINYLQIGTPWIKLIVMTFIGMLIYVLLSKLFNLWEYGYIKQFIIDKFKEYKEYKAKKI comes from the coding sequence ATGGGTACATCCGTAAAAGATTCTTTTTTTAAAGGAATATTTTGGAATGCGACAGGAAAAATTAGCCATCAAGGAATATCTTTTGTCGTATCCATTATTCTTTCTCGAATACTTGTTCCCGCAGAATTTGGAATGATAGCAATGCTAACAATTTTTACTGAAATTGCGAAGTGCTTTATAGATTCAGGTCTCGGAGCTGCTCTTATTCAAAAAAAAGACTGTACCTCCAAAGATTTTTCTACTGTTTTTTACTTTAATATTACTGTAAGTTTTATTTTCTACCTTATACTTTTTTTTACAGCTCCTTTCATTGCAAAATTTTATGAGCTACCTGAACTCACAAACATAACTCGTCTTATTGCTCTTGTCTTTTTGATAAACTCATTTGGAACTATTCAGTCAACAATACTTTCAAAAAGTCTTAATTTTAAAAGTCTTAACATCGTGGCTGTTATTGCAGTAACAGTATCGGCAATAGTTGCTATAATCATGTCGTTAAACGGTTTTGGTGTTTATTCAATAGTTGGTCAACACATATCTTATGCTCTTGTATCAAATTTATTATATTGGATTTTATCAGATTGGCGACCCAGTTTTGTATTTTCAAAAAAATCATTCCGCGAACTTTTTGGTTTTGGATATAAACTTTTATTTTCAGCAATACTTAACCAAATATTTACACACCTTGACAGCTTGCTGATTGGTAAAATATTTTCAGCAAAATCTCTGGGGCTTTATACAAGAGCAAAAACAACAAAAGATTTACCCATAAACAGCACAACAGGAATTGTACAATCCATACTTCTTCCTATTTTTTCAAAAATCAATAACGATGAACAACTTGCAGCTGTTGGATTAAAAATATATCGTATGTTTTTCTACATTATTTCCCCATTAATGGTTGGATTAATTATTACCGCCGAACCATTTATTATTACTCTTTTTTCTGACAAATGGCTCCCTTCTGCTCCTTGGATGCAAATAATTTGTATATCAGGAATTACATACCCACTGTCAGTTACATTATGTCATCTTATATTAGCAAAAGGGAAATCAGGTACTTTTTTAAAATTAGAAATAATAAAAAAAACACTCACTTTATTAGCAATGATAATAGGATTATATTTTGGAATTAACGAGTTTCTTTGGTGTACTGTAATAGCCTCATATATAGGACTATATCTTAACTTAATTTATGCAGCAAACGCATTAAAAACAATAAAAAAGACTAAGTTTATAACCGCATTATTACCAGCTTTAGCAATATCTATCATAATGGGAATTTGTGTTTTTGGCATTAATTATCTTCAAATTGGCACACCTTGGATTAAATTAATTGTTATGACTTTTATTGGAATGTTAATATATGTCTTATTATCAAAGCTTTTCAATTTATGGGAGTATGGGTATATTAAGCAATTTATTATTGATAAGTTTAAGGAATATAAAGAATATAAAGCAAAAAAAATATAA